AAGGTAAGGAGGCTGCAAAACAACTTGTAGTAAAAATGGGATTAGATGAACCAAGTGTAGTAAGTTATCAGGACTTAGGAGGAGGGTTTACCTATTTTATAATGTACGGCAAATGTCAGCATACTGTAGATTTTACTTCTATAGAGGTACCAAAAGTTGATGTAGATATTATGTCTAAAGAAGAAGTAGAAGAGTATATAGAACGAAACATTGGCAGAGATGTTGTCATTATTGGAGCATGTACAGGGACTGATGCCCATACAGTAGGAATAGATGCTATTATGAATATGAAGGGCTATAACGGACACTATGGACTAGAAAGATATAAGGGAGTTGAGGCTCATAACTTAGGTAGTCAGGTTCCAAATGAAGAGCTTATAGCAAAAGCTATTGAGCTAAAAGCTGATGCCATATTGGTTTCCCAAGTAGTTACACAAAAGGATGTTCATATTTCTAATATGACAAACCTAGTAGAACTATTAGAGGCAGAAGGTCTTAGGGATAAAATAATAGTAGTTGGTGGTGGGCCAAGAATTTCCCACGAATTAGCTAAGGAATTAGGCTATGATGCAGGCTTTGGAACAGGAAGCTATGCAGAGGATGTGGCATCATTTGTTGTGAATCAGATAGTGGAGAGAAAGTTGATATAGGCATATATGAGCGGGTTTTCATGCTCACCCGGTTGTCAAAAGGTGCTACTGTAAAGGTGGCACCTTTTATTTATTAATTCTTTATTTTGTATTTATTGTATTAATTTTCTAGATAGTATTAGAATAAAGAAGGAAAAATGGTTAAATATGCCGAATTTCTAATTAATGATTAAAAATAGATTAGCATAAAGGGGGTACGGTAATGATACTAAATATTGGTATTTGTGATGATGACTCTGTTCATGTAGACTTGATTAAAAGCTATATTCACTGTATTGATATGCCCTATAAAGTTAACTATATTTTAGCCTATAGTGGGGAAGAGTTATTAGAAAAAATAAAAGGATATGTAATTGATGTTGTTTTTTTAGATATAGAAATGAAGGATTTAGATGGAATTCAAACTGGTAGAAAGATTAGGGAAAAGGATAAGGATGCAGTTATTGTTTATTTAACCGGATATAGGAAGTATGCCTTAGAAGCTTTTGAAATTGAGTCCTTTAATTATTTAATTAAGCCTATTATTAAAGAAAAATTTATAAGAGTAATGGAGAAAATATTACTTCGACTTGAAGAAAGGCAAGCTTTGCAGGAAAAGAAAAAGACATTTCCTATTCAAACGAAGGACAAGTTGATACAACTACAATATGATGACATATATTACTTTGAAAAACATTTTAGAAAAATAAAGATTTACACATTAAATGAAACTATAGAATTCTATGGATCTATGAAGGATTTATTAGAAAAAATAGATTTCAAATATTTTGTTAGATGTCATCAAAGTTATATAGTTAATAAGAGAAAAATTAGAGAAATAAGAGAAAATACAATTGTCTTAAAGGAAAAAGATGAATGGAATATTCCAATTAGTAGAACATACAAGAAAGAAACTATAGATTCATTTTGCGAAATATTATTTAGGTATTAATAGATATTGCGTATGTAAAAAAAGATTGTTAGGGGTGTTTTATAACATATTGGGGGGATTACATATGACAAGTTTAGCTATAATGAATGTTTTTACTAATACACTGGATATTTATGCTTTGTACTATTTTCTTAAAAAATTGTTAGGAAAGCCAGAAAAGAATGATTTAATGATAACTGCATTATTAGGCATAGCAGTTATTTGTAACACTTTGCTTAATGCTACATTAGGATTAGTAAATATAACAGGTTTAATTATAATGGTATTTTCATCAACAATAGTATTTAATTTTATATTTGGTAAAAATAATTTGTTAAAGATTTTTATTCTATTCATTATTGGATTAACACTAATGTTTATAGTGGAACTGATCGTAGTAAATGGTATAAGCATACTTTTTAGAATTTCACCTAAGACATTACTGCACATTAATTACTATAAATTAATAGCAGTAATATTGACTAAAGCTACATTTGTTGTAGCAGTAAACTTAGGAAAAAATTTTTTTAGAGAAATGTTTAATTGGGTTAAACAGTTAAGTATTTATCCAATTTTAATATTAATAATTGTTAACTTACTTGCTGTTTTTATGGCATTCATTTTTTATAGCTATGCAGATACAAATAATAAAGGAGAAATTGCCTATATTATAGGAATGGGTATAGCTGCTATTGTAGTTAGTTGTATTATTATCTGGATTATTAAAAAGATGATAGAGCAGCAAAAAAGGGAATTTTTATGGCAAATGAGAGAAAAAGAATATGAAAATCAGCACATATATATAGAGCATATTCAGGATGTTATTCAAACCTTAAGAGCTCAAAGACATGACTTTAACAATTACGTTAGTACTATTTATGGACTAATTCATCTGGGAAAGCTAGAGGAGGCCAAAAAATATATTTTAAACCTGTCTAAGGATGTAGTAGATTTGAATGAAATAGTTAATGTGTATCATCCCGTAGTGGGAGCTGTACTAAATATGAAGAAAGAAAAGGCAGCAAGAAGTAAAATTGATTTTAATGTTGATGTAGATATACCTACTAAACTACCATTTGATTTCGTAGATTTATCCACTATATTAGGAAATTTACTTGATAACGCAATTGAGGCCTGTGAAAAAATCCCCCATCTTTCGCCTAAGGTTGATATAAAAATTTATATGAAAGATATACATATGATTATTAAGATAGAAAATAGCAAAAGTGATAAAGTTATTTACGGCAATGATAAATTAAGAAGATTTGTAACAACAAAAGTCGATAAAGAAAATCATGGTTTAGGTCTTATGAATGTAAGAAAAGCAGTTAATAAATATAATGGAGTTATAAAAATACAAGATAAAGGTACAGAATTTTTAGTAGATATAGCTTTACCTGTTAAAGAAAATGCTGTTTTTTAATTCCATCTTTAATTTTTTATGCTAATTATTACATTTAAACTACCAGTTATGCAATGTATATTGCATAAAATTTGGACAGGTGGTATTTTAATTATAGGACAGAATATTTTGAAATTATATAAAGTAATTTCATGAAGGGTGGGTGAAGATAATTAATTTTGTAGCTGAAAGTTTAGTTAATAGATTAATAAATAGTGAAGTTATTAACAATGATGATAGGGATATTTATCAATATGGACTAGAGGTGTTCCTTTCATTATTAACTAAAATAGTATTACTTGCTACTATTGCTTATATTTTTAATATAATGATAGAGATGACTATCTTCGCATCTACATTTTTTATATTGCGAATTAATGCGGGCGGATATCATGCAAAAACATTTTTAGGATGTTTTATTGCAACTGCAATATTTATCTTTCTCACAGTAGGAATCCTTAAAATTATATCAATTCCATTTTACTTAACATTAATTTTATTATCTATATCTAATACATTAATATTTTTATATGCTCCAGTAGATACTGAAAATAAAAGATTAACACCAAAGGAATATTCAATATATAGAAGAAGAAGTTTGAAATTTGCTGCTTTATTTACTTTAGGAGTTATAATAATCTACTTAGCAAGAGTCACAACGCTTTACTACTGCAATATTGGGGTTTTTGCATTTTTATCAGAATCTATTACATTAACCCCATTGATCAATAAAAAAATATAATAAAACTAAAGAAGGGGGATTTTACCATGAAAAAGAAAAACATTTTATTAAGTTTGTTAGCAGTAGTTGCAGCTGAATCAGCTAGTTTAGGTGCAGACATCAACTGTATGGGATTTTTATATCAGCCTAAATGTCCAAACAGACTAAGAAAAAACTAATAATACCAGGGTAGAGAGATTAAGCTTTAAAACATGTAAGCATCCGTGGGAAAGGATGACTTAGAAGAAACAAACAGAGACAATGTTAATTGCTAATTAGTAATTAACATTGTCATTTTTATTAATATTACTATAATAAGTTGAGGGAATAATAATTCAAAAATATTGTTGTATACAATTAATTAGTCACTAAAATGAAGCTATAGATGAAGCTGTGTTAGCCCCTAAAGCATTTGAAATAAAACATTTTGTTAAATCAGTTTTAATAAATAATAAAAGGACTTTAATAGACATCTTCAAGGAAAAATAATATTATTCAAGTTGGATTCTAATATAGTAGGGGGATAATCTATGATAAATTATAAAAGGGGTCTATATCTATCTATATGTGGTCTAGCTATAGGGATGCTAATATCTATCCAATATACAACCGTTAAAGCGCTGACTGATAAATCTTTGTTAACTTCTCAAAAAGCTCAACAATTATTAAAAGAGTTAGAGGATTTAAAGGAAGAAAAAAAGGAACTACATGATATAGTAATCAAGTTAGATAACGAGATTAGCAAATACGAAGAAATAGAATTAGCTGATAGTGCTATGATGAAGATGCTTCAAGAAGATTTAAGTAAATTTCGTATTATATCGGGGCAGAAGAGTGTAGAAGGTTTGGGAGTATCAATTACAATTTTTGAACCTGATAAAGAAGATAGATATACTATAAAAGAACATGGCGAAGAGATAATAGCTATGCTCTTGTTTTTAATAAATACATTAAATATCTCAGGTGCAGAAGCTATATCTATTAATGGTCAAAGATATACAGCTTTAACTGAAATTAACTATAGGGAAGGTGGCTTATTTGTCAATTCATCCCTAATAATATCACCCATAGAGATTTTAGCAGTTGGAGATTCTGATATCTTGAAAAATGCGCTAACTTTACCATTTGGATTTATGTGGGAAATTGAAAAGGAAGGATATTTTAAAGCTGATATAAAAAAGCAGAACAAGCTTGTAGTTCCTAGATATAATAAATCTATTAATTATAAATATGCGAAACCTATTTTGTGATAAATTAGTACATTTAAACAATTATTATACAACAATTTGGTTAGATATTCAAATTTTTACCAATATAT
This is a stretch of genomic DNA from Alkaliphilus flagellatus. It encodes these proteins:
- the kamE gene encoding lysine 5,6-aminomutase subunit beta — its product is MLVEKVDLTKVKPYGDTLNDGMVQLSFTLPVPFGEEGKEAAKQLVVKMGLDEPSVVSYQDLGGGFTYFIMYGKCQHTVDFTSIEVPKVDVDIMSKEEVEEYIERNIGRDVVIIGACTGTDAHTVGIDAIMNMKGYNGHYGLERYKGVEAHNLGSQVPNEELIAKAIELKADAILVSQVVTQKDVHISNMTNLVELLEAEGLRDKIIVVGGGPRISHELAKELGYDAGFGTGSYAEDVASFVVNQIVERKLI
- a CDS encoding LytR/AlgR family response regulator transcription factor; translated protein: MILNIGICDDDSVHVDLIKSYIHCIDMPYKVNYILAYSGEELLEKIKGYVIDVVFLDIEMKDLDGIQTGRKIREKDKDAVIVYLTGYRKYALEAFEIESFNYLIKPIIKEKFIRVMEKILLRLEERQALQEKKKTFPIQTKDKLIQLQYDDIYYFEKHFRKIKIYTLNETIEFYGSMKDLLEKIDFKYFVRCHQSYIVNKRKIREIRENTIVLKEKDEWNIPISRTYKKETIDSFCEILFRY
- a CDS encoding sensor histidine kinase, translating into MTSLAIMNVFTNTLDIYALYYFLKKLLGKPEKNDLMITALLGIAVICNTLLNATLGLVNITGLIIMVFSSTIVFNFIFGKNNLLKIFILFIIGLTLMFIVELIVVNGISILFRISPKTLLHINYYKLIAVILTKATFVVAVNLGKNFFREMFNWVKQLSIYPILILIIVNLLAVFMAFIFYSYADTNNKGEIAYIIGMGIAAIVVSCIIIWIIKKMIEQQKREFLWQMREKEYENQHIYIEHIQDVIQTLRAQRHDFNNYVSTIYGLIHLGKLEEAKKYILNLSKDVVDLNEIVNVYHPVVGAVLNMKKEKAARSKIDFNVDVDIPTKLPFDFVDLSTILGNLLDNAIEACEKIPHLSPKVDIKIYMKDIHMIIKIENSKSDKVIYGNDKLRRFVTTKVDKENHGLGLMNVRKAVNKYNGVIKIQDKGTEFLVDIALPVKENAVF
- a CDS encoding accessory gene regulator ArgB-like protein is translated as MKIINFVAESLVNRLINSEVINNDDRDIYQYGLEVFLSLLTKIVLLATIAYIFNIMIEMTIFASTFFILRINAGGYHAKTFLGCFIATAIFIFLTVGILKIISIPFYLTLILLSISNTLIFLYAPVDTENKRLTPKEYSIYRRRSLKFAALFTLGVIIIYLARVTTLYYCNIGVFAFLSESITLTPLINKKI
- a CDS encoding cyclic lactone autoinducer peptide, with amino-acid sequence MKKKNILLSLLAVVAAESASLGADINCMGFLYQPKCPNRLRKN
- a CDS encoding DUF881 domain-containing protein yields the protein MINYKRGLYLSICGLAIGMLISIQYTTVKALTDKSLLTSQKAQQLLKELEDLKEEKKELHDIVIKLDNEISKYEEIELADSAMMKMLQEDLSKFRIISGQKSVEGLGVSITIFEPDKEDRYTIKEHGEEIIAMLLFLINTLNISGAEAISINGQRYTALTEINYREGGLFVNSSLIISPIEILAVGDSDILKNALTLPFGFMWEIEKEGYFKADIKKQNKLVVPRYNKSINYKYAKPIL